The genomic interval GTCATGAACAAGAAAATCATGTCAATTATTGCTGAGAGGGATGCTGCAATTCGAGAACGAAATGCAGCAATTTCAGAAAAGAATGAAGCCTTGGCTGCAAGAGATGAGGCTCTCCGACAGCGAGATGAGGCATTTGCTCAGCGTGATACTGCTCTAATGGAACGAGACAATGCCTTTGCAGCCTTTCATATCCGGGATAATTCCATGAACTTCCCATTGGGTGGCGGTGTTCAGCGTGGATCTAAGCGCACACACTACCCCTCAAATCATTCAGTTAACATGGCTGATGCTCCTTACAGCACCAAAGATGTGCCTATAACTGAAGCCTTCCCAATTTCAGTTTTATCTGCTGAAGCTATCAAGTCACGGCAGACAAAGCGATCAAAAGAGAATAAGGCATCTAAGGCAGCAAGGCCGTCAAGAAAGAAAGTAGGCGAAGATTTGAATAGGCAGGCTTCGACCGATGGGATAAAGTATAGATCTGAGTGGGATACTCAGGATTTAGGCTTGAATCTTGTTTCGTTTGACGAGACTACAATGCCTGTGCCAGTTTGCTCGTGTACTGGAATGCCACGGCAGTGCTACAAATGGGGAAATGGCGGGTGGCAGTCATCTTGCTGTACAACCAATATGTCGATGTATCCACTACCTC from Argentina anserina chromosome 2, drPotAnse1.1, whole genome shotgun sequence carries:
- the LOC126782429 gene encoding protein BASIC PENTACYSTEINE4-like, which gives rise to MDDGRHENGRHKQDYYRGGPSPWNMTAQQHVKEPNALVMNKKIMSIIAERDAAIRERNAAISEKNEALAARDEALRQRDEAFAQRDTALMERDNAFAAFHIRDNSMNFPLGGGVQRGSKRTHYPSNHSVNMADAPYSTKDVPITEAFPISVLSAEAIKSRQTKRSKENKASKAARPSRKKVGEDLNRQASTDGIKYRSEWDTQDLGLNLVSFDETTMPVPVCSCTGMPRQCYKWGNGGWQSSCCTTNMSMYPLPQMPNKRHARMGGRKMSGSVFTRLLSRLAAEGHDLSVPLDLKEYWARHGTNRYITIK